One genomic window of Arachis stenosperma cultivar V10309 chromosome 10, arast.V10309.gnm1.PFL2, whole genome shotgun sequence includes the following:
- the LOC130956167 gene encoding LOB domain-containing protein 21-like, whose amino-acid sequence MKGYEPRSSSSCAACKLLKRRCIPNCIFAPYFRSDECKKFAKVHKVFGASNVSKILIEVPEEQREDTVNSLAYEAEARLRDPVYGCIGAIALLQRKMVELQHDLAIAKDRLARVVASTTSASDSALVATTTFSSSDEIMHGSSSYSHVSLPPFPCSDFSDSFCHSSSSSSQFLSRHDQAVDDFTQIPYIF is encoded by the coding sequence ATGAAGGGATATGAGCCTCGTTCAAGTTCTTCTTGTGCAGCCTGCAAATTACTCAAGAGAAGATGCATCCCCAACTGCATCTTCGCGCCGTATTTTCGCTCCGATGAGTGCAAGAAATTCGCGAAAGTTCACAAGGTGTTCGGAGCAAGCAATGTGAGCAAGATCCTCATTGAGGTCCCTGAAGAGCAAAGAGAGGACACGGTGAATTCTCTCGCATATGAGGCTGAAGCCAGGCTCCGCGACCCGGTTTATGGATGCATTGGCGCCATAGCGCTTCTTCAGAGAAAGATGGTAGAGCTACAACACGATCTGGCGATAGCTAAAGATCGCCTGGCTCGTGTTGTAGCTTCTACTACATCTGCCTCTGATTCTGCTTTGGTCGCTACTACTACTTTTAGTAGTAGCGACGAAATCATGCAtggttcttcttcttattcCCATGTTAGCTTGCCCCCTTTTCCTTGCAGTGATTTCAGTGATAGCTTCTGCCATagctcttcttcttcatctcaaTTCTTGAGCCGACATGATCAAGCGGTTGATGATTTCACTCAAATCCCATACATATTTTAA